Proteins encoded in a region of the Gigantopelta aegis isolate Gae_Host chromosome 13, Gae_host_genome, whole genome shotgun sequence genome:
- the LOC121387217 gene encoding alpha-1,6-mannosyl-glycoprotein 2-beta-N-acetylglucosaminyltransferase-like, which translates to MTRHNRTHHDDDSLLEQRAEIPSHSYDVYIAENVKNNHKESTTHRKRGTFIPNWKDVETFHREVDFLNHQGFIHNQQTFTPRLTSESIVILVQVHNRPDQLQMQIDSFRKMRYINETLVIFSHDFYSQDVFDVLAKIDFCPYMQIFYPYAIQVYNNQFPGDDPKDCPRNLKKAEARQQKCNNAEYQDTYGHYREAQEATVKHHWLWKLQFIFENCSLLRNFEGIIFRIEDDYYLAEDTIYYLRKLDQQGRIRCPECKMYIMGQTTDYSRDEYQSGAAKKDYWLVGNGRGMALRKDFWKLFKYCKQSFCLFDDCNWDSTLMVVTATCIPGGLKMLKPLGSRVFHLGSCKGLHQHNACKTTDVLNKVLSILKRNQKYLFPEHVNIASDFPAFAKRTTPYGGWADIRDHEMCVKIFNNESLSTTELREIHQKLFTRSDQ; encoded by the coding sequence ATGACTCGTCACAATAGGACACACCATGATGATGACTCTCTACTTGAACAGAGAGCTGAAATTCCTTCTCATAGTTACGATGTCTATATAGCGGAAAATGTAAAGAATAATCATAAGGAATCGACAACACATCGCAAGCGTGGGACGTTTATTCCAAACTGGAAAGACGTGGAGACATTTCACCGGGAGGTAGACTTCCTCAACCATCAAGGGTTCATCCACAATCAGCAAACCTTCACACCGAGGCTGACGTCTGAAAGCATTGTTATTCTCGTTCAGGTCCACAATCGCCCGGATCAGTTACAGATGCAGATTGACTCATTTCGCAAAATGAGGTACATTAACGAAACGTTAGTAATATTCAGTCATGACTTCTACTCTCAGGACGTTTTCGATGTCTTAGCCAAGATAGATTTCTGTCCCTATATGCAGATATTTTACCCGTATGCTATTCAAGTATATAACAACCAGTTCCCAGGGGATGATCCCAAAGACTGTCCGAGGAATTTGAAGAAGGCAGAAGCCCGGCAACAGAAGTGTAACAACGCCGAGTATCAAGATACTTATGGACATTACCGAGAAGCTCAGGAAGCGACGGTGAAACACCATTGGTTGTGGAAGCTGCAGTTTATTTTCGAAAACTGTTCCTTATTACGAAATTTTGAAGGGATAATATTTCGAATAGAAGACGATTACTATTTGGCAGAAGACACCATATACTACTTGCGAAAGCTGGATCAACAGGGTCGGATTCGCTGTCCAGAGTGTAAAATGTATATCATGGGACAGACAACCGATTATTCACGCGACGAATACCAGTCGGGCGCAGCGAAGAAAGATTATTGGTTGGTAGGAAACGGAAGAGGAATGGCCTTGCGGAAAGATTTCTGGAAACTCTTCAAATACTGTAAACAATCATTTTGCCTCTTTGATGACTGCAACTGGGACTCGACGCTAATGGTTGTGACAGCCACGTGCATCCCAGGTGGTCTGAAAATGTTAAAACCTCTAGGGAGTAGAGTCTTCCATTTAGGAAGCTGTAAGGGTTTACATCAACACAACGCTTGCAAAACGACTGACGTTTTGAACAAGGTGCTAAGTATTTTAAAGCgcaaccaaaaatatttatttccagaACACGTGAATATTGCTTCTGATTTCCCCGCTTTCGCGAAGCGGACAACTCCATATGGAGGGTGGGCTGATATTAGGGATCACGAAATGTGTGTCAAGATTTTTAATAACGAGTCCTTGTCAACCACAGAATTGAGGGAAATACACCAGAAACTATTTACTAGATCTGATCAGTGA